In one Maniola jurtina chromosome 13, ilManJurt1.1, whole genome shotgun sequence genomic region, the following are encoded:
- the LOC123871493 gene encoding apolipophorin-3-like — translation MARFIVLFFACLALAAARQVRRDAPPPSPLQEIEKHATEFSKTFTEQINSLANSKNTQEFNKALKDGSDSVLKQLSAFSSSLQNAVNDASGKAKEALEQSRANIQKAAEDLRKAHPEVEQHATQLRERIESTVKSVVAESQKLAKEVAANMEQTNQKLAPQIKSAYDDFVKQAEEVQKKLHEVATKQ, via the exons atggccagATTTATCGTCCTGTTCTTTGCCTGCTTGGCTTTG GCTGCAGCGAGACAAGTGAGGCGCGATGCCCCGCCGCCATCCCCTTTGCAAGAGATCGAAAAACACGCGACCGAGTTCTCAAAGACCTTCACAGAACAAATCAACTCTTTAGCCAACTCCAAGAATACCCAAGAATTCAACAAGGCACTTAAAGATGGCTCGGACTCAGTTTTGAAGCAACTTTCTGCCTTCTCAAGCTCTCTTCAGAACGCG GTGAACGACGCGAGCGGCAAAGCGAAGGAGGCCCTGGAGCAGTCGCGCGCCAACATCCAGAAGGCCGCGGAGGACCTCCGCAAGGCGCACCCCGAGGTGGAACAGCACGCCACCCAGCTGCGGGAGAGGATCGAGTCCACTGTCAAGTCTGTTGTTGCT GAGAGTCAAAAGTTGGCCAAGGAAGTTGCGGCCAACATGGAGCAGACCAACCAAAAGCTGGCACCACAGATCAAGTCCGCGTACGACGACTTCGTAAAGCAAGCCGAGGAGGTCCAGAAGAAGTTGCACGAGGTCGCCACCAAGCAGTGA
- the LOC123870968 gene encoding transmembrane protease serine 9-like, giving the protein MQGMYFLGLLVVCGLVKGYENPLRKQAVYIEDIQPSNGQRITGGWETKEGQIPHQVNIRMINPWGTVSSCGGSIIHSEWIVTAAHCLGNRVTFVVRLGAHDLTKPTIIMEESITNRFLHPNYSETMGFVQADDIALLKLSSDIPWGRTIQPVRLQSSKQMDNDYTDVLLTASGYGLTNDRTQGGTNSEVLMYVTLRGISNQRCLDWYLYMDPQTVCALYFNTTTQSTCAGDSGGPVTQVDRDGQLTLVGIVSFGHRQGCTHGIPTGHVRPGYYHAWIRETTGINFDWDSSASEAAAPESGSDIHIVNKYLLHVFRTSCDVADITPTIKILKSIIFSCELAAMQGIYVGILVFGLVQAYEYPSVRDDKPVYIEDIKPSNGERITGGWEAREAQIPHQISLRMINTVGAVSSCGGSIIHPEWIITAAHCLANRHTFVVRLGAQNLTRPTLITEESIDNRVMHPNYSETLGSVQRDDIALLKLSQSVSWGPTIQPIRLQSSKQKDTNYENDFLTVSGYGLTEDRALGGNTSEVLMFVNLRGISNQECRRWFLSIHPQTVCAQYYNNTRQSSCSGDSGGPLTRVDEDGELTMIGIVSFGSSRGCTVGFPTAYVRPGHYHAWIRESTGIDFDWDSSEPITLVPESESEVQVVDK; this is encoded by the exons ATGCAGGGGATGTACTTTTTGGGACTTCTGGTTGTCTGTGGACTTGTGAAG GGTTATGAAAATCCTTTGAGAAAGCAAGCTGTATACATTGAGGACATACAACCAAGCA ATGGGCAGCGTATCACAGGAGGCTGGGAGACCAAGGAAGGTCAGATCCCCCACCAGGTCAACATACGCATGATCAACCCTTGGGGGACCGTGTCCTCATGTGGCGGCTCCATCATACACTCTGAGTGGATAGTCACGGCTGCACATTGCTTGGGAAA CCGCGTAACATTCGTCGTACGCTTGGGGGCCCATGACCTCACTAAGCCGACCATCATAATGGAGGAGTCCATCACCAACCGCTTCCTGCATCCTAACTACAGTGAAACAATGGGATTTGTGCAGGCTGATGACATTGCACTGCTCAAACTGAGTTCGGATATTCCTTGGGGAC GTACGATCCAGCCAGTTCGTCTCCAGAGCTCTAAGCAGATGGACAACGACTATACTGATGTACTCCTGACAGCCAGCGGTTATGGGCTCACCAATGATCGAACGCAGG GTGGAACAAATTCCGAAGTCCTCATGTATGTGACTCTTCGTGGCATCAGTAACCAGCGATGCCTCGACTGGTACCTCTATATGGACCCACAAACAGTCTGTGCCCTGTATTTTAACACAACTACACAATCTACTTGTGCG GGTGATAGTGGAGGTCCAGTAACCCAGGTCGACAGAGACGGTCAGCTCACGTTGGTCGGAATAGTCAGCTTTGGTCACCGACAGGGCTGCACCCATGGAATACCCACAG GTCACGTGCGTCCAGGTTACTACCACGCGTGGATCCGTGAGACCACTGGTATTAACTTCGATTGGGACAGTTCTGCATCTGAAGCGGCTGCACCAGAATCAGGCTCCGATATCCACATTGTAAACAAATA TCTGCTTCACGTGTTTAGGACGTCATGTGACGTAGCAGATATTACGCCAACAATCAAGATTTTAAAAtctataa TATTCAGTTGTGAATTGGCAGCCATGCAGGGAATATACGTAGGAATTCTAGTCTTCGGACTCGTTCAG GCGTACGAGTACCCTTCAGTGAGGGACGACAAACCAGTTTACATTGAGGATATTAAGCCAAGTA ATGGGGAACGTATCACAGGAGGTTGGGAGGCGAGAGAAGCGCAGATCCCCCACCAGATCAGCCTGCGCATGATCAACACCGTTGGCGCCGTGTCCTCGTGTGGCGGCTCCATCATACACCCCGAGTGGATCATCACAGCTGCCCACTGTTTGGCTAA CCGCCATACATTCGTCGTGCGCCTAGGAGCCCAGAACCTCACCCGACCGACCCTCATAACGGAGGAAAGCATCGACAACCGCGTCATGCATCCCAACTACAGTGAAACGCTGGGATCCGTGCAACGGGATGACATTGCTCTGCTGAAACTGAGCCAGAGCGTCTCCTGGGGAC CTACGATCCAGCCAATCCGTCTGCAGAGCTCAAAGCAGAAGGACACTAACTACGAAAACGACTTCCTCACCGTCAGCGGCTATGGACTGACTGAAGACCGCGCACTTG GTGGAAATACATCAGAAGTGCTCATGTTCGTGAATCTGCGAGGCATCAGTAACCAGGAGTGTCGCAGATGGTTCCTCTCCATCCATCCTCAGACAGTGTGCGCGCAGTACTACAACAATACGAGACAGTCCTCCTGTTca GGTGACAGTGGTGGTCCTCTGACCCGCGTGGACGAGGATGGTGAACTCACAATGATTGGAATCGTGAGCTTCGGTTCTTCTCGGGGCTGTACCGTTGGATTCCCGACTG CGTACGTGCGTCCAGGTCACTACCACGCCTGGATTCGTGAGAGCACCGGCATCGACTTTGACTGGGACAGCTCTGAACCTATCACTCTTGTGCCAGAATCTGAATCCGAAGTGCAAGTTGTGGATAAATAG